The Neosynechococcus sphagnicola sy1 region TGTTGAGCTATTTCCTCTTGATTGGAATCGGAGGCTGGCTAATGCTCAATTCTACAGGTAATGCTCTAATTGGCATCGCAGTCTTAACAATCGCGTTTCTGATCTTACCAATTTGGAATTTGTTTGATGCCCATTATTCGGCAAGGAGCAGGAATTCTAGAGACTTTGAATCTACTCGAAAACAAAGCAAAGATGCCTGGTTAGCCGTTTTTTTATCTGGATTCATTCCTGGGTTAGGACATGCTTATCTCAAGCAATGGTTATCTAGCATTCTTTTTCTCGCTGGTTTTATTGCAGTTTCCATGCTTGCCAGTGTGTTGAAGGGGGCGTTAGTTTTCCTTGCCTTCTACCACGTTTATGTTTCTGCTCCTGTACGTCGAGAAAGATCGCATCGAATAGTGATGCTATTTATCGCGGGATTCATCAGCATTTCAGTTGTACTTGCAATATTAGCGATCGTTATCCGACAGTTTGTAGCTGAAGCACGATACATTTCATCAGGCTCAATGCTGCCTACTTTACAAGTTAACGATCGTCTCATAATTGATAAAATGACTTATCAATTTAGTATACCTAAACGGGGTGACATTGTTTCATTTTTGCCTACAGAGGCTTTGCAGAAGCAAAATTTACACGATGCCTTTCTTAAGCGCATTATTGGGCTACCTGGAGATAAAGTTCAAGTCAAAAATGGAAGCGTGTATATCAATGATCAGCCGTTGCGTGAAGACTATATTGGCAAGGATGAAGCACCTCAGTATGAATTGGATCCGCAGGTGGTTCCGCCAAATTCTTATTTCGTTTTGGGTGATAATCGAAACAATAGCTATGACAGCCACTATTGGGGATTTGTGCCGCGCAAGAATATCATTGGAAAAGCTAGTCAGCGATTTTATCCTTTTGATCGCGCTGGTTCACTCATAGGAAAATAGGATGTATGGATCTCAATCATAAATCTAGTCGTCGTGTGCAGTCAGCGGTCGAACAATTCGGTTGCAGCGGATTGACCGGAGCTGCTTGGGTGAAATGCAAAGATTCTGGCAACCGCTGACCCGCCCCGTTAGCCTGCTTAGAAACTCAGTGTTATAAAAGATTTTTAATATAGGGGTGGTAACTTCAGAATGTGGAAACGAAGAACATTCCATGAATGCGCTAAGGAGTTAGAAACACTCAGAGAAGATTTTAGAGACGCTTACATAAATAAATCGACACTAGATCAAGAAATCCGCAGAAAAATATTACAGGAATCATCTGAAAGAGGTATTGAAATATTACGGGCGCTAGCTCTTTCAATCCGATCAGAACAGGATTTTGGTGCTATTCCTTCGATTCGTACAACTGTTGGTGCTTTGAAACGCTCTGCTAGCACCAGTGAAGTTTCGGCTACGTTAAATAGCTATCAGCCACCTTACAGTGGAAGAATTGGCTTCGAGCCTCTGCCACTTAGAGAAGCATTGAACAAAATCGCCCATGCAGATCCCTACAAGACTGGCTTTTTTGCAGATAATGCCGTCCATGATCTTATTCTCTCTGGCAATCACGGTTCCAACACTTGGATAGCTATTGTGTCGATCGCTGATCTTTGTCATGTGATTAAATCTCTTCCAGACCAAAACGTGCAATCAGTTTAAGTGATTAGCGATACAATAGCTTTATGCAGTTTAACTGTGATGAAAACAAGGCAAAACACAATCTATCAAAGCACGGAGTCTCATTTGAAGAAGCAAAAACAGTTTTTGATGATCCTCTGTATGTTGACTTCTACGATCCAGACCATTCTGAAGACGAGGAGCGTTATCTTATCGTTGGACAATCAAGCCGAGGGCGATTTTTAATTGCGTCGTATACCGAAAGGGGTGATTCAATACGCCTCATTAGCGCAAGAGAAGTGACACGAACCGAGAGAGAAGCCTATGAAGAAGGATAAGTCAGAAATGGAAGATGATTTACGAGCAGAGTATGACTTCAAGAGCCTCCGAGTCAGAAAATTAGGCTCTGGAAGAAAAAGCTTTGGCGGAACCACTGTACGGTTAGAACCTGATGTCGCAGAGATATTTCCTAGTGCTGATGCGGTTAATGAGGCGCTACGGTTCTTGATTAGAGTGATGCGGGATAATCAGGCGATCTCTCCAACGACACAGGCTAACAATTCAAATGCAGCGGACGGTTGAAAACTGCTGGTGCTGAGTTCGAGTTTGTCTGCCGCCGCTGATTTGAGCCGTTACACGTCCTGCGATTTGAAGACAATGGTTGAGGCTGTGCTTAGAGATTATCGTCCATATTTATAAACTCTACGTGTTGATATGATCAAAGAGAGATCGCTGGTCGTAGAAATTTGTAGGCTTTATGTGTTGATATAACCAAAGGGCGATCGCTCGTGGTAGAAATTTGTATGCATTACGTGTTGATATCATCAAAAGGGCGATCTCTATTGGTAGAAATTTGTAGACTCTACATGTTGATATAGTCAAAGAGCGATCGCTCGTGGTAGAGGTTTGTAGGCATTACGCGTTGATATCATTAAAGGGCGATCGCTCGTGGTAGAAATTTGTATGCATTACGCGTTGATATCATTAAAGGGCGATCGCCCGTGGTAGAGATTTGTAGGCTTTACGAGTTGAAATCGTCCAAGGGCGATCGCTCGTAGTAGAGATTTGTAGGTGCTACGGGTTGATATCATCAAAAGGGCGATCGCTGGTCGTAGAAATTTGTAGGCTTTATGTGTTGATATAACCAAAGGGCGATCGCCTGCGGCAGTGCGCGGAGCGCGATCGCGCCTTGGAAAAGACTGTCTCACGATGAAAACGAAGCTGTGATGGATTGGGACGTGCGAGGGACATTTAACGACCCCG contains the following coding sequences:
- the lepB gene encoding signal peptidase I produces the protein MYQSQQHLAQEASNKEPWLAVNLSRILPGIGQIYAGKVLKGYIILLSYFLLIGIGGWLMLNSTGNALIGIAVLTIAFLILPIWNLFDAHYSARSRNSRDFESTRKQSKDAWLAVFLSGFIPGLGHAYLKQWLSSILFLAGFIAVSMLASVLKGALVFLAFYHVYVSAPVRRERSHRIVMLFIAGFISISVVLAILAIVIRQFVAEARYISSGSMLPTLQVNDRLIIDKMTYQFSIPKRGDIVSFLPTEALQKQNLHDAFLKRIIGLPGDKVQVKNGSVYINDQPLREDYIGKDEAPQYELDPQVVPPNSYFVLGDNRNNSYDSHYWGFVPRKNIIGKASQRFYPFDRAGSLIGK
- a CDS encoding BrnT family toxin; translation: MQFNCDENKAKHNLSKHGVSFEEAKTVFDDPLYVDFYDPDHSEDEERYLIVGQSSRGRFLIASYTERGDSIRLISAREVTRTEREAYEEG